The Carassius carassius chromosome 5, fCarCar2.1, whole genome shotgun sequence DNA window ATgatctcctcctctctcctcttaCGCCTGATTCAAACTGCTGCTCAGGGTCTGTGTCAGATGTTCCGTTTGCTCCTCATGTTTAGGAACGCGACGTCCAGCTGAATTTTACTACGTGAAGTTGATGTTCAGAGTTTGAGCTAGTACAGCAATGTGAAGAAGGGGGCGCTGCTAGTACGCCAGAATGTGTGTGCTCACGTGCTCACGCGCAGCGCACTTGCtcattctcgctctctctctctctccctctcctcagTTTCCCATATTGATCCAGATAAAACGACAGTGGACATTACGGAAACTAGTGCCATATAAGGGAGAGGTGGCTCAGATTGTCATGTGGCGTCAGCTTAAAAGTGGGGGAAAAAACGAACTACGGGTACAGTGTGTTTATTTATGAAAGTCAGCAAAACAATtttgtatacaaaaaaataaattaaaaaaaaaaataaaataataataataaataaaaaaccttccaCTGGAAATTTGCAACAGCGGCCTGTATTGTTCAAGAAAAAGACGCAGTTCATTGGCCCCAATAGCTATTGTGGTATTTTTAACAGAATTTAATAAATTTGTAAAACAGCAAAAatgtaaaaggtaaaaaaaacagaagtactaatcaattttttttctgaccagcagatatgtaaataataaaattaaaaaactttcCTCATTAAACTACCATTTAGTAAATTTAGTAGTAtaatagtaaatttcacaaaagaaactgacaaagaaacagcaagcaacCCATTGAACTTAATGtgaatatttaaatagaaagtctgaaacagtgctttattgtaaaattactccgaaaatcattttttacaactttaaaaaatatgtttgcagACACAACCATGTTGTTGTACAACCACTTTCATTTAGAATTTAATTCAAACAACAAATTACAACAAAATAAGTCTTTGTTGGCATCCTTTTTCTTTGTGTAGAGGTTGAATTTCCTTTATTGTTTGTTCAGAAAGGTCATCTCTCTTTTAAAGCTGCAGTCAGAAAACCAAGTGTGGTTTACCTGCCTCAGCATGACCACTTTCCTTACCATTTCTGAAAAAGAAGATAAAGGCTAACTGAAAAATGTTCATGCTACAACCTTTACATAAGACAAAGAAAGCAGAAGATATCCTTAGTTGGCTTTAACAGTCCTGTTACAGGAATACTAAGtggttaattgtaatattttggaAATGGAGAAgtattttattcagtttataaGCTGAGGAAACATAAATAGGATATGATAAAAAGTTTTATATGCACTTccctttacactcttaaaaataaaggtgcttgaTATTGAAAATTGGTGTGTCATACcatattatattaatgtattatcttaattgtGAATAAACTGGTTTGTAGTTCAAACAGATTTACCATTTACAGTACTTTTTCCCCCTATAGTGTGGCTAATGAACTGGAAGTCTTGCCCATAGGCTTATTTCTTCACTGAATTAAAAGGTGGATAAAAAAGGTAAGagagagatggttctttaaagatcATTTTACTGAATGGTTGTTTGTAGAACCAAAAATTGTTCATCTATGGCACTGCGGTGAAGAAACCTTTttagcacctttatttttaagagtgtaggtgTAGTTCAAATGCAAACCAATAATATTAGACATACAAACCACAACAAAAGCTTCAGAATTGCTTTATAGCTtactcagttttattttgatgttGTTGTGGCTCATCTGAATGCTGTTTTCTTCTGCATCGCAGTGTACGGGCCGAGAAGGCGTAAAGAAAGGGGTTCACACAACTGTTGATGAAGAAAAGAGCCCCGGTAACATTATTGCTGACATCTGATTCCCATGACAATGCCATTAAGACCAAGTTGTTGACCATACAGGGGGTGCTGAATATGAAGAAGGCCATTACGACTCTGACGGCCAGTTTTGTCAGCCTTTGGCTTTTGAAGGAAGCTGACTGACTTATCCGTTGATGAAGTCGAAGGTAGAAGAACAACAGGCTGAAGAGAGGCACAACAAACATCAATAGAGTCTCTACAAGTAAGACAGCTACTTGTTCTTGTTTATTTGTATAATCCTGATAACAGTGTAAAAGCCTGTCCTTCTTCTTCTTCACGTTTCGGAAATAAAGAGCATAAGAACCCAGGGCTCCACTGAATGTCCATATCCCAAAAATCAGCCCCTTTTGGCCCTTCTGTCCAAGTTTTGCCCATCTCTGTGGATACAGCACCTGCAGGTACCTTTGCACACTCAACAAGGTGACAGAAAGCACACTACTGTAGAGGCTCCAGTAAACTACATAAGAAATTAACTTACAAAGACCGTGACCAAAAACCCAGCCATTCAGGAGGGCATAGATCCACACAGGCAGAGAAATCAGACTCAATAGATCCGAGACAGCCAGACTCAGCATCAGTTTGGGGGTAAAACTGCCCTCCTTTAAATGTTGGGTGAGCATGACCAGCCCCGCTATATTACCTGGTACACCCAGAGCACAGCACAATCCCAGAACAGTGCTGGATACTATCATTGAGGTATGGGCAGACAGAGAGCTGTTAGAAATGTTCTGGTACTCCATTGTCATCTGCCAAGTGGTGATGTGAAGATATGAAGATTGAGGTTTGCTCAGTAATAGTGAGAAAGTAGTTTCAGGAAGTGAACTTGAATGTCGTCACGTGGAACGATTTGccaaagtgtgaaaaaaaaaaaaacatgtgcagACTGTGCAGTTAAAAGTAACTGATTTGCATACTTTTTTTATGTCAATCTGGCAATATAAGGCTgtgcatgaatgcagtatttgTTTTAATCTTAGTATTTCCTTcttaaaatgttaatgtattaaaGTGATGTGTGTTTATAAGCTGTTAGCATGTTTGTTGTGGTTGAAGCTGTAACCAGACTGACCTTTAACATGTAGCACATTTCCCAGGGTAAGCAGCCACTGTAGCATATGTATGCACCCTCATAGTCTAGAAATATAATTTCAACCAGAAAAGCATAGAAACTAAAGATGCACAATATATCAGATCAGTATCGCCCATCATTAGTTATGAGTTATTAGATTCATTTTGCCATCATATAACAGTTCATTTTAACAGATCTTAACATAAATAAAGTTTATACAGGAACTCTTTGATTTAGATTTGTTTTCTTAACaaaatatagtgtttttttttttgtttttttatcagctgctgAAATACTCTACAAAAACAGTCTGTGATTGTGTAAAAGTATATGAACAAAATAGCATGCttgtatattttgtgttttcattaGCATTATGTCTACAGTATTATAATTATGCAGTAGTTCCCCTTAAGTAGTGCTTGTGCATTTCCCCCTATTATGTTATGGATTTTGTACTTAGATTTTCAGACATGTGTCGGCTTATCAGAGTGATAATATCCATAAATCTGAATAAACCATCTAAAAAAGCAAAGGCAATGTCATTAACTGCTCATTTTAACTGCATGTGTCTTCATGTTTTTACAAAGCAATGGCCTTCAACCTAATGTCAGCCTTATTCTTAAATGGCAAACATAAATCCAAGGCCGTGggaataaaatggtaataaactACATTTTGAACATCTGGATGGGTTCTGTTCTGAGGTCAGGACAATGCTAAGAGACAGTATATTCATGCAGAATTGCTTCACCTGTTTCCTGCATCGTGTACAAGTGTAGTCTATAAAGTACACTTGCTAATACATCCACCCAGAAGGCTGATGCAGTGATCTGATAAATCCCTCTAGCACACAGAGAGCTGGAATCACTGGGAATGCAAAACAGGAACGTTTATCACCTTCTCTATAGGGGTACTGACTTATTTATTTCCTCAGATGATTTCATACATAAATGTGCCAGAGGACATTTCTAAGGCAGCGACAAAGCACTTAACCTTCACTGATGCAGTAAATGGCATGACTGCTGTAGAAATAATTATAGGGTATGGAGGAATAtcgtgtacaacccgaattccggaaatgttgggacgttttttaaattttaataaaatgaaaactaaaagactttcaaatcccatgagccaatattttattcacaatagaacatagataacatagcaaatgtttaaactgagaaagtttacaattttatgcacaaaatgagctcatttcaattttgatttctgctacaggtctcaaaatagttgggacggggcatgtttaccatggtgtagcatctccttttcttttcaaaacagtttgaagacgtctgggcattgaggctatgagttgctggagttttgctgttggaatttggtcccattcttgccttatatagatttccagctgctgaagagttcgtggtcgtctttgacgtatttttcgtttaatgatgcgccaaatgttctctataggtgaaagatctggactgcaggcaggccaggttagcacccggactcttctacgacgaagccatgctgttgttatagctgcagtatgtggtattgaattgtcctgctgaaataaacaaggccttccctgaaatagacgttgtttggagggaagcatatgttgctctaaaacctttatatacctttcagcattcacagagccttccaaaacatgcaagctgcccataccgtatgcacttatgcacccccataccatcagagatgctggcttttgaactgaacgctgataacatgctggaaggtctccctcctctttagcccggaggacacggcgtccgtgatttccaacaagaatgtcaaatttggactcgtctgaccataaaacacta harbors:
- the LOC132140435 gene encoding leukotriene B4 receptor 1-like yields the protein MTMEYQNISNSSLSAHTSMIVSSTVLGLCCALGVPGNIAGLVMLTQHLKEGSFTPKLMLSLAVSDLLSLISLPVWIYALLNGWVFGHGLCKLISYVVYWSLYSSVLSVTLLSVQRYLQVLYPQRWAKLGQKGQKGLIFGIWTFSGALGSYALYFRNVKKKKDRLLHCYQDYTNKQEQVAVLLVETLLMFVVPLFSLLFFYLRLHQRISQSASFKSQRLTKLAVRVVMAFFIFSTPCMVNNLVLMALSWESDVSNNVTGALFFINSCVNPFLYAFSARTLRCRRKQHSDEPQQHQNKTENGKESGHAEAGKPHLVF